DNA sequence from the Malus domestica chromosome 06, GDT2T_hap1 genome:
TCTGTGACAGCAGCTCGGACGTGAGCGATATATACTCGTTGCAGACCAAGGCGATTGCGCCACGTGGTCTACCACCAGCTCGGATGGGCTGACGCTACAGGtgatttttatttcaaaatagtGGGCCCTCCCTCACGAGgaaattgagttaaagtttgCGCGTCTGGCGTGAGGGGTATCGGAAAGGACCACAGTGTTGGGTTTATTTACGTGTATGCCATCATCTTTGAGCTCAGCGTAACAGTGCATTCACGTGCGTGTGTGGTGCTACAGCGACGTTTTGCGGTAGGTGCTGTCAGTCGCGCCGATTTGGGATCCAGCGGCTGATCTTTCTCAACTGTGGTTTCTGGTTGCGGAACTTTTCAGAGGTCCAAATCCGGTATTGCCATCAATCGAAATTGTGGTAAATtcgagtaaattgtacaaatggtccctcaactttaatcaaattggagcaatggtccctcaactaaaaattcattaccattggtccctcaacttatcaaaatgtgtagctatagtcattttcatcaattttgtcaaaaatttgtcaaaataagctatgttggaatgatcatttatataattagggttcattaactcatcaaagtgtataattatggttctttttgtcaactatgtcaaaaaatttgtcaaaacgagttatattggaaggaccattgctacaattgggttaaagttaaaggaccatttctccacttgaattaaagttcagggaccaatgataatggattttttgttgagggaccatagctacacgttttgataagttgagggaccaaatgtaatggatttttagttgagggaccattgctccaatttgattaaagttgagggaccatttgtacaatttactcggTAAATtcagatttgtgtttttaagtaggAATCCAGACATCAATTCCGTCAGATCACGTGATATATAAATCATAGtataaaaaataagaatattTTGGCTCACCGCTTTTAAGTAATGGTGATGTTCATTATCCAATTTATTACCttgttgaatttaaattttgagatctaTACGATAGAtcaaatcttaaaatttaaactcacaataaaaataagtaaattGGTGAGCATTACCATTATTTGAGAGTGATGAGCAAAATTGCACCAaaaaaatatagtttctcaAACAACTGATGAAATTGAGattctaccataaaaccaattgataaTATAAGGAGTAACCCAAAACCATATAAGCATATAACAAATTTTATTCCTCACCGATATATGACAACTCTCAACAACAACACCCTGGTTGTATTTGACTTTGTACTTCCTTTCTAATAGTTTTTAGGTTACTTTTGGATACTACTTTCACTCTGTACTTCCTTTCTAATAATTTTTAGGTTACTTTTGGATACTACAGAAATAGAATGTGTAAGACTCTTTCAATCAAACTTCAAAAAAGGGAAGATACGaatatatatgaataaattgaaaatattcaaTTAACTTCTTAATCGTAAAGAATTGAATTGAAACTTcgaatttataaaatttatcaCGATGGACAAAAAAATCAATACATTGATGGTTATGATAGTTAGGTATCTATATTTCTTGTCATTTCTGTCATAATTAGTATGCGTGATGGGATTATGCATTATGCAATCTGCTTTTGGCTACTTTAGTTCATATCTCAACTAGTTGCATAATATGGTTTGTGAACCTCGTTCAACATCTGACACATGAATAAGACTTTCAAAATGGGATGAATCACGAGTTTATTTATGTACTGCAACTTTATCTATTAGGTTTAAAGGTGTGTTCATAATTTCCAAATGCCCATTGGCTACTCGAGCACCTTCCTTAATTGGTGGTGTAGTTTGACTAGTGCATATCGTTCATTTTCGGACAAGTGGATAGTTGATATTATTGTTCAAATAGAAATGAATCTCAAGATCATTGATGGTTATGACAGTTACATATCTatgtttcttctcttttttgtcAGAACCATGATGTGTGACGAGATTATACATTATGCAGTCTGTTTTTATCCGTGAGGTTTGAAGTTGTGCTTCTAATTGTCATGCTTCTATTGGCTACTTTAGTTCATATCTCAACTGGTTGCATAATATAGCTTGTTAACCTCGTTCAAAATCTAACACGTGAATAAGACATTCAAAACGAGATGAGTCACGAGTTTATTTATCATTGCAACTTTATCTATTAGGTTTAGAGATGTGTTCGTAACTTCCCAACGCCCATTGGCTAATCAGGCAACTTTCTTAATTGGTGGTATAGTTTGGCTTGTGCACATCTTTCATCATCGGACAAGTGGATAGTAACGTTTGTGAATGGTAATGTCCTAATAGGGATGAATCTCAAGATCACTAATGGTTATGATAGTTACGTATCTATGTTTCTTGTTATTTTCGTCATAATCAGTTTGTGTGAGAGGATTATGCATAGTGTAGTCCCCTCTTGTCTGTGAGGTTTAGAGGTGGCTTCTAATTGTCATGCTTCTATTGGGTACTTTGGTTCATATCTTGACTGGTTGCATAATATAGTTTGTGAATCTCGTTTAATATCTGACACATGAATAAGACTTTTAAAACGCAATGAATCACGAGTTTATTTATGCATTGCAGCTTTATCTATTAGGTTTAGAGATGTGTTCAAAACTTTCCAATGCGTATTGGCTCCTGGTGCACCTTCCTTAATTGGTGTTGTACTTTGGCTTGTGCACATCTTTCATCATCGGCAATATAGGTAGCAACGTTTGTGAATAAAATTGTCCAAATGCAGATGAATCTCAAAATCATTGATGGTTATGACAGTCACGTATCTATGTTTCTTGTCTTTTCTGTTATATTCAAGATGTGTGAGCAGATTATATATTATGCAGTCCACTTAGAGGTGTGCTTCTAATTGTCAGGCTTCTATTGGctactttatttctttcttgACTGGTTGCatgatgttgatgcacaaaaccggaggggtcttggaacaacataaatctgaccgtgaatctgcaagaaagtaaagaacacaagatgtatcgtggttcaccccaatgtttgggctacatccacactgatgttgatattgtttcactctgaatggttaATATACAaaaaggctagaggcagtgtgctctctagcctattttttgTGTGCTCTCTTCCCATGACCTAGAACTTGGCCTCAATTttggcctcccttaatgaggagagtgaggagtccttttatagaataagggctcctcacttattacatatttgccccttcatttattacataattacatttgagtcccccaagtatttatacaaggtctaaatacggaggccttaagtatggtaccaacagtattcccccaagtcttcagtcaagagagacttttggctggagatttgaaattcagtccatgtgtgggtcgaagtaactagatgtcgtctagaactgaatactagatatgaggcggtgctcaatgtgaaatgatgctcaactagaagtagcacatgttgtgaggcTGCTCAGCTTGTGACTTATGTTGCCTTAGtcggctcggcttgtggcattaaaggtgagggagttccttttatagaataagggctcgctcctcaatacataaatgaaaggctagagttgatgctcgtggtgagacagttgctcagcaggcgatgatgctctctaatgatggtgagggagtcatttttatagaacaagggctcgctcctcaatacataagtgatgggttaggagtgatgcttgcggcgagacggttgctcagcaggcggtgatgctttctaatgatggtgagggagttttttttatagaataagggttcgctcctcaatacatgaataatgggtgctctctaatgaaagtgagggagtcccttttatagaataagggttcgctccttagtacataaataatgggctaagtcccccaggTATTTTTCATAAAGCCCAattgcggaagcccaatatatggtacatagtgtagtcctccaagtctttagtcaatagagtctgttggttggagacttcaaattaaatccatgtatgggccgaagtggcggttgttcggaggtggtatttgtataccatgcactgaagcttagggccttcgtatttagacctcgtataaatactcgggggactcaaatgtaattatgtaataaatgaaggagcaaatatgtaataagtgaggagcccttattctataaaaggactcctcactctcctcattaggggaggccaagaTTGAGGCCAAGTTCTAGGTCTTGGGAAGAGAgcacacagaaaataggctatAGAGCAcattgcctctagccttcttgtatattcaccattcagagtgaaacaatattaacattagtgtggacgtagcccaaacattgggatgaaccacgatacatcttgtgttctttactttcttgcagattcgtcggatttacgttgttccaagacccctccggttttgtgcatcaacacatgaTATGGTTTGTAAACCTAGTTCAACATCTGACATGTGAATAGGACTTTCACAACAGGATGAATCATGAGTTTATTTATGTGTTACATCTTTATCTGTTAGGTTTAGAAGCATGTGCTCATAACTTCTCTAGTCACATTGGCTACACCTTCCTTAATCGGTGGTATAGTTTGGCTTGTGTACATCTTTCATGGTTGGACAAGTGGATAGGAATGTTTGTTAGTAGTATTGtccaaatagaaattaatcTCAAGATCACTTATGGATATGATAGTTAGCTATCTATGTTTCTTGTCTATTCTATCAGAATCATGATGTGTGATGGGATTACACATTATGCAATCCATTTTTATCCATGAGGTTTGGAGATATGCTTCTAATTGTCCTGCTTTTGTTAGCTACTTTGTTCATTTCTAGGGGGTTCTGTAGAGAAATCGGCAGCTTCCAATTTCTCTAAAGCTCGGGGAAAGGATAGGTTGCTTTGGTAACCATAGTCCAGATGCTGGTATGTGGTCTAGCTCGCCTAATCTTCTGTGACATTGACTAAGTTTTCTTCCATTTGGATATAGTCCTTATTCAACATTTATATTattgattttcattaaaaaaaaaaaaaacaagtaacCATAGTTTAGAACAAGATTCTAGAAGATAGTACGAGTTAGGTTTTTAGATGCAAGAAGCATTGGAATTTAAGAACTAGtagtaggaaaaaaaatagataaatcGAAGTGAAATTAACCTTAAGAAGAGTGGGAGTTGACGGTTTAGAAGTCAAAGAACACAACAGAAGACAATTTCATTCATCAATCTACTGTATCAATAACGAATTACATagcacatatttataataaccTACTTGCTGCAAACAaccaaattacaaataaaataggaaactaAATTAATAAATTCCCAAAATTTTATTCAGCCTCATTCTCCTTCGAAAATAAGAACTCAACCCCATATGACATCCTTGTAAGTGTTTGGTTATGGTAATGAAATTATATCGtctatgttaaaaaaaaaaaagagctcaACTCCATTTGAGTTAAAGGAGGGGTCTAGGACATCATTGCCTAGCCATTGTCAAACGGATCCAAGACATGAACATCATGGGGAAAATATAGGATTCGAATCATTTCCTTACCATAATTGTCTGATGGTGTTGCAAAGGTCGCTTCAAAGTTTTACAATGCAAGTACGTAGGTCGCACGAAGCTAGGATAGGATATGTAGCATGATAACGGTGATACTTTGTAGAACAAGAACAACATCGTTGATTCGTCAAATTGAACTATCTGAGCTCGTTTGGCCATCAATTGAGGCAGCTAAGGTTGCACGAAATTATTGGTATTCATGGTTCTTGtcacttttctttttcaatgcATGTTTAGTATTAGCCGAAAACTAGAATTTAGGAGATGGATGATCGAAACAAATTAGGGTGCCGCCGATTGAGGTTTTGGCTTTTATGCCAATTGATGTAGAACAACTAACCAGAATTTAGAATTTAGAATTTGGAAAGAGATTCCGGAAGAGAACAGTAAGTGGTTTCAATATACAATAAATAGAGGAAGTTTAGCTAGAAGTAGAAGACAAATCAGGACGATCATGCCTCAACGAAATGAATCACTCGATGATTCTTAATCCCAAGTGGTAATTCCAAAACATGCATAGATGTTAAGGAAAAGTTACTTTCCCGAAAGATCATTGAATATATTTGCAGTTTATAATGTCTTAGTCATGTTAGTAGAAGTAATTTAAGATTAAACGAACAAACATGTTATCTTGATGAAGTGGTTTTTAAGGAATTAATGATAGTCGCTCACTCTTGAATTTGATTGATGTAAACGTGTCACCGTCAATTAGTGGAGGAATGAAATTGAATAAATTGTGCGTTGCGAAATCAAGTTCTAAACATGAAATTATGGATTGGGTGGGGAAAATGACCCAATGCATGCTAATTTCTATACATTTGTTTCAAACAAGGACTTTTTAAGTCTCGCAATAGTCACTAACTATTGTTGTCAGTATCCAATTGGCAATTTTATAATCAAGCGTGTGTATAAAAAGGTCTAAAGAATATAACTTCTTTACTTACTAAGTATTGTTTCAACCTGAGATTGATCTATAACATTATTGCTACACTAGTATGAATTCATATATTAACATCACATGAGTATAATATATCGAACTCATGAATTCAACAAATTGATATTACACTCAAATTCTCCAATTCACTGTAAGAATATGATTCCTATATGCATTCAATGTATTGATATGACACTCACTTTTTCAACTTACAGTAGAATTCCTGAAGGGAAATAAGTTGGTCAACCGTCCCTGTTGCTAATTATATCGGTTGCCCCACAAACCATTTGCTGTGGAGAAATCTTACAACAAGAGTGCAGGCCACATTAAAAATCCTAATTTGCAAAACTTGCACAAACAATGCAGCTCTTTTAAGGTTTTTATTTTGAGGTCTTGTGAGAATTAAATACATACTAGTCATAAgattatattagtttagatCAAAAGGTTTAACATATTTGACAATTTAATAaagcaaaacaagaaaatgagttttCTATTAGTTCATGagttttaagttggttttgctttattttTAAGTGCAAGCACGATAttctgatgaaattgaggttccaccataaaatcaattggcaatatgaggagtagcccaagatcatataagcacatagcaaaccttgtccctcacatatgtgggacaactctcaacacgccccgCACGTGTGACGGATTTTCAAGCTTACACGTGGACAACAATTGGATGACGTGGAGTGCgtgtggccgtttggcttcacacgagGACAACTCACTTTGATatcatgatgaaattgagattccactataaaaccaattggcaatatgaggaaTAGCTCAAGATCATATAAGCATATAGCAAACATTGTCTCTCAcagatgtgggacaactctcaacagaTGTCCTCAAAATGAAGATCATAGGAGAGCTGCTTACAAAAAAATgtcaattaaaacaaaatttagtaatttctttttatttataattacgAAATCTTAAATTCAAATACCGTCAATATtaaattcaaattgaattattatgACTAACCATTTACAtgtaatttgaaaactttgaaaaaaCTTGTCCACCTTGTCCTTGCAAGATGAAAAGGCACTTTGCCATTGCCAATTAAACCAAGGAATAACTAACTAGTGCCAATGTATAGTTCGAGTGAAGGAAATTGGCATAAATTGACAAGTTGACAAGTCCACTTCCAGATTTAATTGCACAGATTAAGACGGGGAGTTGGAAAGTCAAATACCATCTCCTCCTTTTAGGACGTCGATTTAGGTAACTAATAACTGAGAGTCGTAGCCAGACAGATGTCACTAGCTAGAGATGAATACAAACTCCATCACCAAACCAGAAACAAAAAATTGCGTCAGTTCTTTATCCAATCACCTATACGTGTGCATCACTCCTTCAATTGCGTTACTCATCATGTCCCCGCGTTCTTATCCAGATTCAGATTTAGCTAGCGTCAATTGCTCATGTGTTAATGACACTATTTTTTATGCGAGTATTTATAACCGTATCAATTTAAAATttcactttaaagtaggcatgaaACTCTTTTAAATGGATGTTAAAATGTCTTGTAACACTTTAAATAGGCATGAAACTCTTTTAAATGAAGGATTTGTTATATCAAGCGTGCCACTGTTGACAATACCAACAGAAAAGTTGAATTGTAATGTTCGTCATGATCTTAGACTTTACTCATTCAGTTTGTGTACCCGGAGAAGGAAGTGCATTTGAATGTAAACTTGCACCACAAGTAAATTGAGCTTCTATTCAAAAGGTTGTGCTATGAATGGGGTTAAAATCAATGTTATGTTCTTTTCCATGCCTTATCTACGAAagaacttcaaaaaaaaaaatttatgtatgCCAAATGAAACTAAAAATCAGTTACCACTTGGCTCAACTTAGTTTGCAATTCTCACGTAGATATAATCACAGAAATGCTCATTCAGTTTGGGACCAAGTGCCTAAGGGGTCATACGTGGCCTAGGCAGGGGCTTAGGCGGGCTAGACGGACACCTAAGTAGTCTAGAagcactttcttaattttcaaatgcctaagGACTAATCAGGACGGTAACCAACCGCCTAAGTGGCGCTAGCTGGAAATTTTTGGAACATTGACCACGTACATATTCATCCAAAATCTGACCGGTCATATTGTGCGGTTAGAAATAACTCCACATTTCTGTATGGGCGGTAATGCACAACGAATAGACCATAGTCATTGGATGTCACCACATTGCTTCCCTATAGGGCAAAATCATCGTCACCATTGATTTTGGCAACTCGAATGTGCTTTGATCATCGTCACCACTGATTTTGGCGACTCGAATGTCCTTTGAAGCTCAAAACACAATCGAGTTGCCAACATCACTGATTATCGAATTTGTGGACGTAGGGTTTGGGAATCCTGTGTCGAATTAACCCCAAGTGGCGTTCGAGAGTGAAGGATGCTTGTGGGGAGGAGGACAATTCCGGCACTCAGTTGGATGTTGAGAGCTGAACGAACACGAGGAGTACGCCAAAATTGACCCATTTCTCCGGTGCTCATTCGAGGGAACTTAACAAAACAATGCATGCGCAAGATAAAATCATATACTGTAGAGCAAcctttcaacatacaagctctCAAAACGATTATATACAAAAGACCATCGTCGAATTCCAAGGGCTATATAGTACATGCCAGTGTATGAAAAGGAGAGACAGACTTAAGCTAGGAAAAAAGAGAAACCAAGCCAGCTCAACGCTCGGTCGACAAAATTTAATGCCAATGGAGCCACCATATGCGCAGCCTTCGGTAATGCCGGGTAGGTAAGTGTTCCAAGTATGAACCAGTTGAAGCTTAAGAGAGCAACAGCGTCGGTAGCAGGTCTATTCCTTATGGTCGAGAAAAACTGAACCACGCTCTTGAGCGACATACCAACCACGAAGAAGAGAGCCACGACAAGGGGCATGCAAGGGTCTTCAGCTTGCCAAACGATAATCCCAACCACAAATGATAACACTGCACTGAAAAGACTCTGTTTGACTGCAATACCCCTTCGCTGGTAAAAAAGTTCACTCATATCTAAATTTCTGAGGCTGATTTCAGGCATAACAGGATGTATAGGTCCACTGGATACTGGTTCATTTCTTAAGGTTTTGAGCAACTCCATTTTAGTTTTGCTTTCGTCCCCCCATGTATCTTTGTGCATCAGAAGGTCTTGACGGATGAATTCACTTCCATCATAACGGGATTTCCATGATGGGATCCCAATTGCTGTACTCTGGGCATTGCCCGTTTGTTCTCGACCTTTATCGTTCCATCCTTTGCCCTGAATTTCTTTTAGCCGCAGATTTTCAGTTTTCAGATCGTGTAACTGCCAAAGAACATAACAGGGTCAGCACTCAGTGAAGTATAAAATGGGACATAGTAATGCATATATGTATAGAAAGACAGTCTAAATTTGCATTGCAAGCAACGTAATGACCGTGTCTCTTGTTGTGTCTTGTTTAAGAATTGAGAGACAACGCACCTATCTGTTTGAACATAATGTAGTGTAGTTAGGGTTTCTTGTTTTCATTTTCAGAAGTAAGAGCAAAGTCTGTAAGTGGTTGATCATTGAACTTAAATTAGTATCAAAAGAAAAGCGACCCAATTTTCCAAACAGCTCGGAAACCACCTAGTCATCTAACACCACAAAAATAGTAGACAATGTTTATTGCAAAACTG
Encoded proteins:
- the LOC103436761 gene encoding uncharacterized protein, with amino-acid sequence MALLSELITTSIILVTRPFSLLKLLCLFGTKTTFIVIHAWMDLLSAAVCFHVNIFWRIMVWTLALISLPGRVLTALQRERQLEKHLHDMQIELENLEWDRKELQEHLITAIKEQRMMELILAELEEEHDKAVAKTDLLVSELHDLKTENLRLKEIQGKGWNDKGREQTGNAQSTAIGIPSWKSRYDGSEFIRQDLLMHKDTWGDESKTKMELLKTLRNEPVSSGPIHPVMPEISLRNLDMSELFYQRRGIAVKQSLFSAVLSFVVGIIVWQAEDPCMPLVVALFFVVGMSLKSVVQFFSTIRNRPATDAVALLSFNWFILGTLTYPALPKAAHMVAPLALNFVDRALSWLGFSFFLA